The following proteins come from a genomic window of Sorghum bicolor cultivar BTx623 chromosome 3, Sorghum_bicolor_NCBIv3, whole genome shotgun sequence:
- the LOC110433268 gene encoding uncharacterized protein LOC110433268, whose product MPTLGTASSLLLTHRHRLLAARTHSASIKMARSALDEVTDTGAFDRSPSTFRSSVSRDGRFPVVAGRYHLYVSYACPWASRCLAFLKLKGLDHAIGVTAVKPIFERTKETDDHLGWVFPAAADEEPGAEPDTLNGARSVRELYEIASSNYAGKPTVPVLWDKQLKTVVNNESSEIIRMLNTEFNDIAGNPGLDLYPPHLRASIDEANELVYDAINNGVYKCGFAKKQGPYDEAVARLYEALDKCEEILGKQRYICGNQLTEADIRLFVTLIRFDEVYAVHFKCNKKLLREYPNLFNYTKDIYQIPGISSTVNMEHIRKHYYGSHPSINPYGIIPAGPNIDYNAPHDRERFGA is encoded by the exons ATGCCCACTCTCGGCACCGCTTCGTCGCTCCTGCTCAcccaccgccaccgcctcctCGCCGCCCGGACCCACTCCGCCTCCATCAAG ATGGCGCGGTCGGCGCTGGACGAGGTCACCGATACCGGCGCCTTCGACCGGTCGCCGTCCACCTTCCGGAGCTCCGTTTCCAGGGACGGCCGGTTCCCCGTCGTGGCGGGGCGGTACCACCTCTACGTCTCCTACGCGTGCCCCTGGGCGTCCCGGTGCCTCGCCTTCCTCAAGCTCAAGGGCCTCGACCACGCCATCGGCGTCACG GCCGTGAAGCCCATCTTCGAGCGGACCAAGGAGACCGACGACCATCTGGGCTGGGTgttccccgccgccgccgatgaGGAGCCCGGCGCCGAGCCCGACACTCTCAACGGCGCCAGGAGCGTCAGGGAGCTCTACGAGATCGCCAGCTCCAACTACGCCGGGAAGCCAACCGTCCCC GTCCTGTGGGACAAGCAGCTCAAGACGGTGGTGAACAACGAGAGCTCCGAGATCATCCGGATGCTCAACACCGAGTTCAACGACATCGCCGGGAACCCCGGGCTGGACCTCTACCCGCCTCACCTCCGGGCCTCCATCGACGAGGCCAATGAGCTGGTCTACGACGCCATCAACAACGGCGTCTACAAGTGCGGATTCGCCAAGAAGCAGGGGCCATACGACGAG GCCGTGGCGAGATTATATGAGGCTCTGGACAAATGTGAGGAGATTCTTGGCAAGCAACGCTATATTTGTGGCAACCAGCTGACTGAGGCTGATATTCGCCTGTTTGTGACTCTCATTCGATTCGATGAG GTCTATGCCGTTCACTTCAAATGCAACAAGAAGCTGCTGAGGGAATACCCAAACCTATTCAACTACACCAAGGACATCTACCAGATCCCTGGCATTAGCAGCACTGTCAACATGGAGCACATCAGGAAGCACTACTACGGAAGCCATCCGTCCATAAACCCCTATGGGATTATCCCCGCTGGACCTAACATCGACTACAATGCCCCACATGACAGGGAGAGGTTTGGCGCCTGA